TCGAGCAGCCGGTTCTAACCCCGCCAACGTCCGTCCTGCCACAATTGCGCAAGCGACATCGGATAGTTCGGGAAGGAGAATTCGAAGCCGGCGGCCTTCAGTTTCGCATTCGAAACCCGTTTGTTCTCGCCGTAGAAGGAGCGCGCCATCGGTGACAGTTCGGCGGTTTCGAAGGCCTGCTCCGGTGGCGGTTCGACGCCCATCAGCCGCGCCGCCTCGACGATCACATCCTGCGGCGGGCCGGGCCGGTCATCGGTGACATTATAGATGCCGCCGAGGCCACCATCCGACAGGAAGCGGGCCGCCGCACCGATATCCTCGACGCGGATACGGTTGAACACCTGGTCCTTCTTGATCAGCCGTCGGGCCGTGCCCTTGTCCAGATTGCAGAAGGCATTGCGTCCCGGCCCATAGATGCCGGCAAGCCGGAGCACCGCCGCCGGCACGCTGCGCTCCCGGCCCATCGCCAGCCAGCCCTCTTCCGCCTCGAGCCGCTCCTTCGACCGCCCGGAAACCGGAACACACGGGGTTTCCTCGTTGATCCAGGCGCCCTTGTGATCGCCATAGACGCCGACCGTGGAGAGATAGCCGATCCATTCGAGCCTGGGCGGCAGGCTTGCGCCGCCTTCGCCGAGCAGCCGCAGCAGCGGGTCACCCTTCCCCGGCGCGATCGACTGCACGAGATGGGTGACGCTCTCGAGGGCTCGGCGCAACTGGTCGTCCAGGGTCTCGCCATCGAAAAGGAAGGCTTCGACGCCGTTTTGCCGGAGCGCCTCCACCTTGTCGGCCGAGCGCGTGGTGCCGGAAATGCGCACGCCGTTGCCGGCGAAGGCCTTGGCGATCGCCGTGCCGGAATAACCGCAGCCAAAGATCATCACATGCATCAGCTCACTCCCGCCAGCCGCCATTCGTTCAGCACGTCGTCGTCACTCTCGTCTGCCCTTCGTGTGGCAAAACCCGTAAATTCGCCAGCCTCCATCAGCCGCGACAGCGCCCAGACCGCCATCCCGCGCACCACCGGCGAGGCATCGTCGGCGAGTAAACGACATTGCCCGACCAGCGCCGTCTCGCCGGAATTGCCGGCGGCGATCAGCACATTGCGGATAAAGCGGTCGCGGCCGATCCGCTTCACCGGCGAGCCGCTGAAGAAGATGCGGAAGCCGGCATCGTCGAGCGTCAGCAGAAAGGCGATCGTCGGCTCGCGCAGATCTTCCCGTGCCTTCAGCTTCATCTCGGAAGCGGAGCTTGCGAACTTGTTCCAGGGGCAGGCGGCCAGACAGTCGTCGCAGCCATAGATGCGATTGCCGATCAGCGGCCGCAGATCGGGGTCGATCGGCCCCTTGTGCTCGATGGTGAGATAGGAGATGCAGCGCCGCGCATCGATCTGGTAAGGCGCCGGGAAGGCGGCCGTCGGGCAGACGTCGAGACAAGCGCGGCAGGAGCCGCAATGATCGGTCTCCGCAGCATCGACGGCAAGATCCGCCGTGGTGAACATCGTGCCGAGAAACAGCCACGAACCGTGTATGCGGCTGACGAGGTTGGTGTGTTTGCCCTGCCAGCCGAGGCCGGCTGCCGCCGCCAGCGGCTTTTCCATCACAGGCGCGGTATCGACGAACACCTTCACATCGGCGCCGGCGCGTGCCGCAAAGCGCGTGGCGATCTCCTTCAGCCGGCCCTTGATGATGTCGTGATAATCGCGGTTGCGCGCATAGACGGAGATCGCCGCTCTGTCCGGCTTGTCGAGAATGCCGCGCGGATCTTCCTCCGGGGTGTAATTGAGGCCGAAGACGACGACGGAGCGCACCTCGCTCCAGAGTGTCAGCGGATCGCCGCGCCGTTCGCGCGTCTCCGCCATCCACGCCATCGTCCCGTGCCACCCGGCATCGATGAACTCGCCAAGGCGCTCCTTCGCTTGCGGGATCGCGTCGGGCCGCGTGATGCGACAGAGATCGAAGCCCTTGGCGGCGGATTCCGCCCGCACCAACGCGGTCAAATTGTCGCGGCGGCGGCGCTCTTTGTCATCTCTATCAGCTTCGGGCATGAAGAGCCCTCGTCAGAAATCCAGGTCGGCATAGTGCGAAACCGGCGTCAGCCCGCGCACCCGTTCGGTCAGCATCGGCCGGAAGGAGGGACGCGACTTCAGCCGCTGGTACCAGTCCTTGACGAGGGGCGCATCCGCCCAGTCGATCTCGCCGAGATAGTCGAGGATCGAAATCGAGGCCGCGGCGGCAAGGTCGGCATAACTCATCCGCTCGCCAGCCAGCCACTGGCGCGAGCCGGCAAGCCAGGTGAGATAGCGCATATGCTGGCGAATATTCGCGCGGGCCGTGCGCAAAACCTTCGAATCTGGCGCTCCGCCGCCCTGATCGGCGGTCATCTGCAACTTGTAGACACGCTCGCGAGCGAGCGGCTTGGTCACGTCGTTTTCCATCTTCTGCATGAACCATTCGCTCAGCCGGCGGATTTCCGCCCGCTGGAACGGGTCCTCGGCGAGCAGTCGCCGATCGCGTTTCAACACGCCGTGCGTCTCGTCCAGGTACTCGGAAATGACGGTCGCGCCGCAGAGCGCCCGCATGCTGTCGTCGACATAGACCGGCAGCGTGCCGGCCGGGTTGAGCGCCAGGAAATCCCGGCGCTTCTCCCATGTCTGCTCCTCGATCAGATCGGCCTGATAGCCGTATTCGGCCAGGATCAGCCGGACGAAGCGGGATGCGGATGACATGGGATGATGATAAAGCGTGGGCATCGATACTCGGGCTTTATGATTGCTGTTACAGGACTGTGTGGCAGCTCGGTTATAGCGCCCTAGTCATGACTCATTGGTTGAAGCTATAGGAGTTTGGCCCGGCCAATACAAGCGAATCGGCTTTCACGCCAACTGACGAAAGACAAAACACGCTTCTTGCGTATGAGGATAGCGGCCGCGCCTGATCGGCTGAAGCTAGGCTCAAGCGCGGCTCAAGTCTGACCGACCTTTAAACCGGAGACAATTTATGGACTATATCAATGCTGCCATTCTCGGTGTCATCGAGGGGATCACCGAGTTTCTGCCGATCTCGAGCACCGGCCATCTCATCATTGCGGAGCAATGGCTCGGCCACCGGTCGGACATGTTCAACATCGTCATTCAGGCGGGTGCTATCCTCGCCGTCACCATCATTTATTGGCGTCGCCTGCTGGATCTGCTGCTGGGCTGGCGGGTGCCGGAGAACCGCGATTACGCCGCCAAGCTGATCGCCGCCTTCCTCATCACCGCAATTCTCGGACTTATCGTCAAGAAGCTCGGCTTTGAACTGCCGGAGACCGCAACGCCGATCGCCTGGGCGCTTATCATCGGCGGTATCTGGATGATCTTCGCCGAATGGGCCGCGGCGCGCAAAGCCCCCCATAAGGAGATCACCTGGCTTGTCGCCATCCTGGTCGGCATCGCCCAGATCGTTGCGGGCGTCTTCCCGGGAACCTCGCGCTCCGGCGCCACGATTTTCGTCGCCATGCTGGCCGGCACCGGCAACCGCGCCGCTGCGACCGAATTCGCCTTTCTCGTCGGTATCCCCACCATGTATGCCGCGAGCGGCTATGAATTGCTGAAGACTTTCAAGGATGGCGGCGCGGCAAACGAGGACTGGACGGCGCTCGGCATCGCCTTCGTTGTTTCCACGGTCGTCGCATTCGTCGCCGTCAAATGGCTGCTGGCCTATATCAGAAGCAACCGCTTCACGCTGTTTGCCGTCTACCGCATCATTCTCGGTGTCTTGCTGCTTGGCATGGCGGCAACCGGCCTGATCGCCTGAGACATTCCTAAAAACGCATTGCATTCGCGCGATCTCCAGGCGCGAATGCAAATGCCCCGGCGCGCTTGGCCATCAGCCCCCGATTTCCGGAAGCAGCCGATTTTTCAGATAGCAATGTTGAAAGAGTAGACGCCCGCTGCTTTTAAAGCCGGCAAGACCGAGCGTTTATTGGGAACGTCCTGCTTCAGACGCTCCGGCCGCTGCTTGTCTTTGTGAGGCCGGCATCGAGGCGCGGCCTTTTCGTCAATGGCTGATCGAAGCCGTCGAGCAAGGATCGACGCCGTAGGCCGGCGAGCAATCACCCTTTATCGCCGCGACAGAACCTGGCGCCACAAAGGAGCCTGCCAGGATAATTAGCGCCGCACACGCAAAAAGGAGCGCGATTGACTTGCCCATCGAGAATTGCCTTTCACAGTGATTGCCGTACGCGATCCCGGGCGTTGAGTCCGTCGGAAGACGCGCGGGTTTGGTAGTCAGTGGAATGGCAAATAGCAATAAACGTTCCTGCTAAATTTGGCGTTAATTCCACAAAATTCCCGATGCGTCTTTTATGCAACTGCACTTGGTATGGCCGGCACAACACCATTTCAAACTTGTGCCAGCTTTGCTTGAGCCGGCAAAGCAAAACGCCGTCCGCGTTATGCGCGAACGGCGTCGTTCCGAAGGTTCAAAAAATTGGTCAGGCGGCCTTGCCAGTGCCCGTGTACTGGCCATGCGGCCGATAATGCACGAGATAGGAGTCGAGCACCGACGCTGCCATGGTCGGCGTGATGCCGAGGCCCTGCAGGGTGCGGCCCTCCGCCTCGGCTGCTGCGGAGACGATGTTGTCGTATCTCAGCATGCGAACCTGGTCCGGGGTGATCGGCGGCGTCACGAAGGGGATCAGCGAAGCGATGCTGCCGATCAGCGAAGCGACGCTGAAGGGCAGGGAGACCAGCGGGTTCTTGCGGCACGTCACCTTCAGCATTGTCTCGAGACATTCGCGGAAGCTCAAGACCTCAGGCCCGCCAAGCTCATAGATCTTGCCGCCTGCGACTTTGCCATCGACGGCGCGGGCAACGGCCTCGGCGATATCCTCGACATAGACCGGCTGGAATTTCGTCTTGCCGCCGCCGACCAAGGGCAGGACGGGCGACATACGGGCCATATCGGCAAACTTGTTGAAGAAGCTGTCCTCCGGTCCGAAGACGATCGACGGACGCAAGATCACCGCATCCGGCTTGATGGAGAGGATGGCGGTTTCGGCACGGCCCTTGGTGCGGCCATAACCTGAATCCGAATTCGCATTGGCGCCGATCGCCGAAATATGGGTCAGCGTGGCGCCTGCGCCGCGCGCCGCTTCGGCCACCGCGCGTGCGCCGAATTCCTGCACGGCGTCGAAGGTGTTGCGGCCGGTCTCGTGCAGAATGCCGACGCAGTTGACGACGTGGCTCGCACCGTCGACGGCGCGGTCGATCGAGCTGCGATAGCGCAGGTTCGCCTGCACGAAGGAGATCTGCCCGACATTGCCGAGCGGCTGCAGGAAATTGGCGAGATCGGGACGGCGCACGGCGACGCGGATATTATAACCGCGCTTGGCGAGCGCCCGGACCACGTGCCTGCCCACGAAGCCGGACCCTCCGAATACGGTGACGAGCGGCGGCAGATTGGCAAGGGTCATGGCAGGCTCCTCGAAAGGCTTGGCGGGATGCTGTATCGGCTCCGTCTTAGCCCAATCCCGGCGCGACGGGAAGGCCTCTCGCGCCCTCAGTTTTTGCTGATGCGAGCCGGGTCAGACGCCCTCGACGACGACCATTTCCGCATCCGCCACTTCCTGACGGATTTTCGCGGCGATCTGGTATTCCGGCGAATTATAGCAGTCGACCGCATGCTGCAGCGAGGGGAATTCGATCACCACGTTGCGCACCCGCGCCTTGCCCTCGAGTTCGGTGAACGCGCCGCCGCGCGCCAGGAAATTCGCGCCGTATTTTTCGAAGGCCGGCTTGGCCGCCGCCACGTAATCCTTGTAGCGCTCGACATCGCGAACATCGACGCGGGCGATCCAATATCCCTTGGCCATGATCTTCTCCCTTTTGTGTTGGGTTCTGTCAGCGGTTTGCCGGCCAGAGTGCGCCGACCATTTCGTTGAGGACGGCGCGGGCCGCATGCCGGGGATCGGGCGCCTTGACGATCGGCCGGGCAACGACGAGATGCGTCGCCCCTGCCTTCAGCGCGTCGAACGGCGTCATCACCCGCTTCTGGTCGCCATGGTCGCTGCCGGTCGGGCGAATGCCGGGGGTGACGATTGCCATGTCGGGCCCGACGATCTCGCGCACCTCGGCCGCCTCAGCTGCCGAGCAGACGATGCCGCCCATGCCGGCAACTCGCGCCTGTCCGGCGCGGCGCAGCACCAGGCTGTGCGGATCTTGGCTATAGCCGGCATCGGCAAGGTCTTCGGCATCCATCGAGGTCAGCACGGTGACGCCGAGCAGGCAGAGGCTGGAACCGGCTGCTGCCTCGACTGCCGCCTTCATC
This Rhizobium sp. NZLR1 DNA region includes the following protein-coding sequences:
- a CDS encoding SDR family oxidoreductase → MHVMIFGCGYSGTAIAKAFAGNGVRISGTTRSADKVEALRQNGVEAFLFDGETLDDQLRRALESVTHLVQSIAPGKGDPLLRLLGEGGASLPPRLEWIGYLSTVGVYGDHKGAWINEETPCVPVSGRSKERLEAEEGWLAMGRERSVPAAVLRLAGIYGPGRNAFCNLDKGTARRLIKKDQVFNRIRVEDIGAAARFLSDGGLGGIYNVTDDRPGPPQDVIVEAARLMGVEPPPEQAFETAELSPMARSFYGENKRVSNAKLKAAGFEFSFPNYPMSLAQLWQDGRWRG
- the queG gene encoding tRNA epoxyqueuosine(34) reductase QueG, which gives rise to MPEADRDDKERRRRDNLTALVRAESAAKGFDLCRITRPDAIPQAKERLGEFIDAGWHGTMAWMAETRERRGDPLTLWSEVRSVVVFGLNYTPEEDPRGILDKPDRAAISVYARNRDYHDIIKGRLKEIATRFAARAGADVKVFVDTAPVMEKPLAAAAGLGWQGKHTNLVSRIHGSWLFLGTMFTTADLAVDAAETDHCGSCRACLDVCPTAAFPAPYQIDARRCISYLTIEHKGPIDPDLRPLIGNRIYGCDDCLAACPWNKFASSASEMKLKAREDLREPTIAFLLTLDDAGFRIFFSGSPVKRIGRDRFIRNVLIAAGNSGETALVGQCRLLADDASPVVRGMAVWALSRLMEAGEFTGFATRRADESDDDVLNEWRLAGVS
- a CDS encoding glutathione S-transferase family protein, with product MPTLYHHPMSSASRFVRLILAEYGYQADLIEEQTWEKRRDFLALNPAGTLPVYVDDSMRALCGATVISEYLDETHGVLKRDRRLLAEDPFQRAEIRRLSEWFMQKMENDVTKPLARERVYKLQMTADQGGGAPDSKVLRTARANIRQHMRYLTWLAGSRQWLAGERMSYADLAAAASISILDYLGEIDWADAPLVKDWYQRLKSRPSFRPMLTERVRGLTPVSHYADLDF
- a CDS encoding undecaprenyl-diphosphate phosphatase codes for the protein MDYINAAILGVIEGITEFLPISSTGHLIIAEQWLGHRSDMFNIVIQAGAILAVTIIYWRRLLDLLLGWRVPENRDYAAKLIAAFLITAILGLIVKKLGFELPETATPIAWALIIGGIWMIFAEWAAARKAPHKEITWLVAILVGIAQIVAGVFPGTSRSGATIFVAMLAGTGNRAAATEFAFLVGIPTMYAASGYELLKTFKDGGAANEDWTALGIAFVVSTVVAFVAVKWLLAYIRSNRFTLFAVYRIILGVLLLGMAATGLIA
- a CDS encoding complex I NDUFA9 subunit family protein — protein: MTLANLPPLVTVFGGSGFVGRHVVRALAKRGYNIRVAVRRPDLANFLQPLGNVGQISFVQANLRYRSSIDRAVDGASHVVNCVGILHETGRNTFDAVQEFGARAVAEAARGAGATLTHISAIGANANSDSGYGRTKGRAETAILSIKPDAVILRPSIVFGPEDSFFNKFADMARMSPVLPLVGGGKTKFQPVYVEDIAEAVARAVDGKVAGGKIYELGGPEVLSFRECLETMLKVTCRKNPLVSLPFSVASLIGSIASLIPFVTPPITPDQVRMLRYDNIVSAAAEAEGRTLQGLGITPTMAASVLDSYLVHYRPHGQYTGTGKAA
- a CDS encoding DUF1330 domain-containing protein; translated protein: MAKGYWIARVDVRDVERYKDYVAAAKPAFEKYGANFLARGGAFTELEGKARVRNVVIEFPSLQHAVDCYNSPEYQIAAKIRQEVADAEMVVVEGV
- the pyrF gene encoding orotidine-5'-phosphate decarboxylase, whose translation is MDARERLIVGLDVPTIDEAERLVSTLGDDIVFYKIGYQLVFAGGLEFARDLAASGKKVFLDMKLLDIDNTVASGVENIAKMGMSMLTLHAYPKAMKAAVEAAAGSSLCLLGVTVLTSMDAEDLADAGYSQDPHSLVLRRAGQARVAGMGGIVCSAAEAAEVREIVGPDMAIVTPGIRPTGSDHGDQKRVMTPFDALKAGATHLVVARPIVKAPDPRHAARAVLNEMVGALWPANR